The following are from one region of the Tenacibaculum dicentrarchi genome:
- a CDS encoding TlpA family protein disulfide reductase: MNKIVLILTLLLATQGFSQKRIYYKDIVDQCISTGSNDVAMLDDVVYNCIKDKYISNYNFTSIKGETISTEAIDIPIVLLAAATWCAPCWGEIPALNKMVEKYDGKVKFIMLFSDLEKGVARMAEKLDKRIFLVPSTEKLENRSSLKVAGFIHKLDYPSAYLITDKKRILDFKRGALSPTKKMGWDEVNKINEQELDNFIKAVIK; this comes from the coding sequence ATGAATAAAATAGTACTTATATTAACTTTATTACTAGCAACGCAAGGTTTTTCTCAAAAGAGAATTTATTACAAAGATATTGTTGATCAGTGTATTTCTACGGGAAGTAATGATGTTGCAATGTTAGACGATGTGGTGTATAATTGTATTAAAGATAAATATATTTCTAATTATAATTTTACATCAATTAAAGGAGAAACAATAAGTACTGAAGCTATTGATATTCCTATTGTTTTATTAGCTGCTGCCACATGGTGTGCACCTTGTTGGGGAGAAATTCCTGCACTGAATAAAATGGTAGAAAAGTATGACGGTAAAGTAAAATTTATCATGCTTTTTTCAGATTTAGAAAAAGGTGTTGCTAGAATGGCAGAAAAACTTGATAAAAGAATCTTTTTAGTTCCTTCTACCGAAAAACTAGAAAATAGATCTTCTTTAAAAGTAGCAGGTTTTATTCATAAGTTAGATTATCCGTCGGCATATTTAATTACCGATAAAAAACGAATTCTAGACTTTAAAAGAGGTGCTTTATCGCCAACCAAAAAGATGGGATGGGATGAAGTTAATAAAATTAACGAACAAGAATTAGATAATTTTATTAAAGCGGTAATCAAATAA
- a CDS encoding TrmH family RNA methyltransferase: protein MKQLTHYDIDNKQQKFPITIVCDAIRTPENIGMCFRIAESFGVQKIFLHQSSPSIQNRNVKRTARNTISQIEHEIYDDFNQVIKQLKTEGNTIIGIEIADKSVPLQNFDFTSEEKIVLLLGSERNGIENINNVDATVAIPMFGRNSSMNVIHSLSIALYETTNQLNKIK, encoded by the coding sequence ATGAAACAACTTACGCATTACGACATAGACAACAAGCAACAAAAATTTCCAATAACCATTGTTTGCGATGCCATACGAACCCCTGAAAACATCGGTATGTGTTTTCGTATTGCCGAGAGTTTTGGTGTTCAAAAAATATTTTTACACCAAAGTTCGCCTTCTATTCAAAATAGAAATGTAAAACGTACGGCTAGAAATACTATTTCGCAAATTGAACATGAAATTTATGATGATTTCAACCAAGTAATTAAACAATTAAAAACCGAAGGGAATACAATTATAGGTATTGAAATTGCCGATAAAAGCGTACCGCTTCAAAATTTCGATTTTACATCCGAAGAAAAAATAGTACTACTTTTAGGAAGTGAAAGAAATGGCATTGAAAATATTAATAATGTTGATGCAACTGTTGCAATCCCTATGTTTGGTAGAAACTCATCAATGAACGTAATACACAGTTTAAGCATTGCTTTATATGAAACAACAAATCAATTAAATAAAATAAAATAA
- a CDS encoding helix-turn-helix domain-containing protein: MSKNIAESTFREIILEKGFFVLKFQNNTNETEFYKRDIDNSYIQLHYCVKGNCKFHFNNTSYTFNVLDKHVIFLYNPQQNLPINLEILPKTSLVSLLISIEKFHALFSKEASYIPFLSDDNKHKKYYDDTQISPNTLMVLQQILTAKNHSSMKDLYIKGKTYELLSLHFDTGKNTENEYCPFLVDDREIQKIRHAKDIIIAKMSEPPTLQELATEVGLNLKKLKEGFKQIYGDTVYSFLFDYKMEHARKLLESNKFNVNEVGLQLGYSTSSHFIAAFKKKFGTTPKQYVISLQANQK; this comes from the coding sequence ATGTCAAAAAACATCGCAGAAAGTACGTTTAGAGAAATCATCCTAGAAAAAGGTTTTTTTGTTTTAAAATTTCAAAATAACACTAACGAAACTGAATTTTACAAAAGAGATATTGACAACTCCTACATACAGTTACATTACTGTGTTAAAGGGAATTGCAAGTTTCATTTTAATAATACTAGCTATACATTTAACGTATTAGATAAACATGTTATCTTTTTGTATAATCCACAGCAAAACCTCCCTATAAACTTAGAAATATTACCGAAAACATCTTTGGTATCTCTTTTAATTTCTATTGAAAAATTTCATGCTTTATTTTCAAAAGAAGCCAGTTATATTCCTTTTTTAAGTGATGATAATAAGCATAAAAAATATTATGATGATACTCAAATTAGCCCAAATACCTTAATGGTTTTACAGCAAATTTTAACGGCAAAAAACCATAGCTCAATGAAAGATCTTTACATAAAAGGGAAAACATACGAATTATTAAGCCTTCATTTTGATACTGGTAAAAACACCGAAAATGAATACTGTCCTTTTTTAGTAGATGATCGAGAAATTCAAAAAATTAGACATGCAAAAGATATTATTATTGCTAAAATGAGTGAGCCCCCTACCCTACAAGAACTTGCTACCGAAGTAGGTTTAAATTTAAAAAAATTAAAAGAAGGCTTTAAACAAATATATGGCGATACCGTTTACAGTTTTCTTTTTGATTACAAAATGGAACACGCACGCAAACTTTTAGAAAGCAATAAATTTAACGTAAACGAAGTTGGTTTACAACTTGGTTATAGCACTTCTAGCCATTTTATAGCCGCTTTTAAAAAGAAATTTGGCACTACTCCAAAACAATATGTAATTTCTTTACAAGCCAATCAAAAGTAA
- the hemB gene encoding porphobilinogen synthase, producing MFRTRRLRKTEGIRRLVRETKVSVDDFVYPLFIEEGENIETEIGSMPGIKRFSLDRISKELDEVVELNIPAVLLFGIPSEKDNEGTETWNDNGVMQQAIRFIKKNYPELYVITDVCFCEYTSHGHCGVIHNNDVDNDATLVNLAKQTVSHARAGADMVAPSGMMDGTIAMMRESLDNTGFANLPIMGYSVKYASAFYGPFREAVDSAPSFGDRRTYQMDASNRDEGMREATFDDQEGADILMVKPALSYLDIIRDLKNNFDRPIACYNVSGEYSMVKAAAEKGWIDGEKVMMESLLSMKRAGADIIITYFAKEAARVLNRK from the coding sequence ATGTTTCGTACAAGAAGACTTAGAAAAACCGAAGGAATTAGAAGATTAGTTAGAGAAACAAAAGTATCTGTTGATGATTTTGTGTATCCTTTATTTATTGAAGAAGGTGAAAATATCGAAACCGAAATAGGCTCTATGCCTGGTATCAAACGTTTTTCTTTGGATAGAATTTCTAAAGAATTGGATGAGGTTGTCGAATTAAATATTCCTGCTGTTTTATTATTCGGAATACCATCTGAAAAAGATAATGAAGGAACTGAAACGTGGAATGATAACGGAGTTATGCAACAAGCAATCCGTTTTATCAAAAAGAATTACCCTGAATTATATGTAATTACTGATGTTTGTTTTTGTGAATATACATCGCACGGTCATTGTGGTGTTATTCATAATAACGATGTTGATAACGATGCCACTCTAGTAAATCTAGCAAAACAAACTGTTTCGCATGCAAGAGCAGGAGCAGATATGGTTGCGCCGTCAGGAATGATGGATGGAACAATTGCCATGATGAGAGAATCTCTTGATAATACTGGCTTTGCAAACTTACCAATTATGGGATATTCTGTGAAGTACGCATCAGCATTTTATGGCCCTTTTAGAGAAGCGGTAGATTCAGCACCTTCTTTTGGTGATAGAAGAACGTATCAAATGGATGCTTCTAATAGAGATGAAGGAATGCGTGAAGCAACTTTTGATGACCAAGAAGGAGCAGATATTTTAATGGTAAAGCCAGCTTTATCTTATTTAGATATCATTAGAGATTTAAAAAATAATTTTGACCGACCAATTGCATGTTATAATGTAAGTGGAGAATATTCAATGGTAAAAGCAGCAGCCGAAAAAGGTTGGATTGATGGCGAAAAAGTAATGATGGAAAGCTTACTATCGATGAAAAGAGCAGGAGCCGATATTATTATTACTTATTTTGCTAAAGAAGCAGCAAGAGTATTGAATAGAAAATAA
- the hemE gene encoding uroporphyrinogen decarboxylase: protein MIKNDLFLRALKGETVDRPPVWMMRQAGRYLPEFQEIKKKYDFFTRCRTPELASEITVQPIRRYGMDAAILFSDILVIPQAMNIEVQMKPDFGPYLPNPIRDQKGLDTVVVPDVNIELDYVMQAIKATKEKLNDEVPLIGFAGSPWTILCYVVQGQGSKNFDKAKEFCFTKPVLAHQLLSKITETTIAYLKAKVKAGVDAVQVFDSWGGMLSPTDYHEFSWQYINQIIEALKDDAPVIAFGKGCWFALDKMANSNASALGVDWTCSPRNARYLTGGNITLQGNFDPSRLLSPPAEIKKMVHQMINEFGKDKYIVNLGHGILPNIPLENAKAFIDAVKEYKV, encoded by the coding sequence ATGATAAAAAACGATTTATTTTTAAGAGCATTAAAAGGAGAAACTGTAGATCGCCCGCCAGTTTGGATGATGCGTCAAGCTGGGCGTTATTTACCAGAATTTCAAGAAATAAAAAAGAAATACGATTTTTTTACGCGTTGTAGAACTCCTGAATTAGCATCAGAAATTACTGTGCAACCTATTCGCAGATACGGAATGGATGCAGCTATTTTATTTTCTGATATTTTAGTGATTCCACAGGCGATGAATATTGAGGTGCAAATGAAACCTGATTTTGGTCCTTATTTACCAAACCCGATTAGAGATCAAAAAGGGTTAGATACCGTTGTTGTTCCTGATGTAAACATAGAATTAGACTATGTAATGCAGGCGATAAAAGCAACTAAAGAAAAATTAAATGATGAAGTTCCTTTAATTGGTTTTGCAGGTTCACCATGGACTATTTTATGTTACGTTGTACAAGGGCAAGGATCAAAGAATTTTGATAAAGCAAAAGAATTTTGTTTTACAAAACCAGTTTTGGCACACCAATTGCTTAGTAAAATAACAGAGACTACAATTGCTTATTTAAAAGCAAAAGTAAAAGCAGGGGTAGATGCTGTTCAAGTTTTTGACTCATGGGGTGGAATGTTATCACCAACTGATTATCATGAATTTTCATGGCAATACATTAATCAAATAATTGAAGCATTAAAAGACGATGCTCCAGTTATTGCTTTTGGAAAAGGATGTTGGTTTGCTTTAGATAAAATGGCAAATTCAAATGCTTCAGCCTTAGGTGTTGACTGGACATGTTCACCTAGAAACGCACGTTATTTAACAGGAGGAAATATTACGTTACAAGGTAATTTTGATCCTTCTAGACTATTATCACCACCAGCTGAAATTAAAAAAATGGTACACCAAATGATAAATGAGTTTGGTAAAGACAAATATATTGTTAACTTAGGGCACGGAATTTTACCTAATATTCCGCTTGAAAATGCAAAGGCATTTATCGATGCGGTAAAAGAGTATAAGGTTTAA
- a CDS encoding Lipl32 family lipoprotein, with the protein MKNFKKIAAGIAIAVVSVGSISAQKKIGTFGGLTQKNLGFKKIRVPYTDVISYKGFVKSGNEDEIKDGKKFYYLYVWVPAVAPELGVRMVSPIGKNKPKNAIVSADFEANKKSKDYFDTYITLERSDIFTKGSITESKVKNANWHTLAKNDDSSEMPKLPSGSRYNSLLRYKSETGNPLKAITTGLYRIGFTTYKKGEVKGTFLAQIAAPIKLPGVVVAKSIAELKKQM; encoded by the coding sequence ATGAAAAATTTTAAAAAAATTGCTGCAGGAATTGCTATTGCTGTGGTATCTGTAGGAAGTATTAGTGCTCAAAAGAAAATTGGTACTTTCGGAGGTTTAACTCAAAAAAATCTTGGGTTTAAAAAAATAAGAGTACCTTATACTGATGTTATTTCTTACAAAGGTTTTGTAAAATCAGGTAATGAAGATGAAATTAAAGATGGAAAAAAATTCTATTATTTATATGTTTGGGTTCCTGCTGTTGCTCCTGAATTAGGTGTAAGAATGGTTTCTCCTATAGGAAAAAATAAACCGAAAAATGCCATTGTATCTGCTGATTTTGAAGCAAACAAAAAATCTAAAGATTATTTTGACACCTATATTACTTTAGAGCGTTCAGATATTTTTACAAAAGGTTCTATTACCGAAAGTAAAGTTAAAAACGCAAATTGGCATACACTTGCTAAAAATGATGATAGTAGCGAAATGCCTAAATTACCTAGTGGATCTAGATATAATTCATTATTAAGATATAAAAGTGAAACAGGAAATCCTTTAAAAGCCATTACTACTGGTTTGTACAGAATTGGATTTACGACCTATAAAAAAGGAGAGGTAAAAGGTACATTTTTAGCTCAAATTGCAGCACCTATAAAATTACCAGGAGTTGTTGTTGCTAAATCTATTGCTGAATTAAAAAAGCAAATGTAA
- the hemL gene encoding glutamate-1-semialdehyde 2,1-aminomutase: MEFKKSQNLYKKGLVNLVGAVNSPVRAFSSVGGNPLFIKKAKGSKITDVDNNTYVDLVLSYGPMILGHRHKKVEKAIKKALKNGYSFGASTENEIKLAKIVCDAFPGMDKVRFVNSGTEAVLSGIRLARAFTGKDKIIKFAGCYHGHQDALLVAAGSGLATLSLPGSKGVPDGAVKNTLIANYNDLDSVKAHFEEHDDIAGVILEPIAGNMGVVIPQNDFLKELKSYLESKGALLIVDEVMTGFRSKFGGAQELLGVEADITCLGKVIGGGFPVGAYGARNEIMQEVAPLGGMYQAGTLSGNPIAMAGGIATLTELKKQNPYDKFDKIAQTIEELLLASAKKYGVDITVNRFGSMVNPFFTNVRVTNFEQAQTSDTNKFATFFWAMIKNGVFLPPSQFEAWFLTSALTKKDIKKVSKAIDKAMEAVSKI; encoded by the coding sequence ATGGAATTTAAAAAATCACAAAATCTATATAAAAAAGGATTGGTAAATCTTGTAGGGGCTGTAAATTCTCCTGTAAGAGCATTTTCATCAGTAGGAGGTAATCCGTTGTTTATCAAAAAAGCAAAAGGATCTAAAATTACAGATGTTGATAATAATACCTATGTAGATTTAGTACTTTCTTACGGACCGATGATTTTAGGACATCGTCATAAAAAAGTTGAAAAAGCTATTAAAAAAGCCTTGAAAAATGGGTATTCTTTTGGTGCATCTACAGAAAATGAAATTAAATTAGCAAAAATAGTATGTGATGCTTTTCCAGGGATGGATAAAGTTCGTTTTGTAAATTCAGGAACAGAAGCTGTTTTAAGCGGAATCCGTTTGGCTAGAGCTTTTACAGGAAAAGATAAAATTATAAAATTTGCAGGTTGCTACCACGGGCATCAAGATGCGTTATTAGTTGCTGCTGGTTCTGGTTTGGCTACTTTAAGTTTACCAGGAAGTAAAGGAGTACCAGATGGTGCTGTAAAAAATACTTTAATTGCTAATTATAACGATTTAGATAGTGTAAAAGCACATTTTGAAGAACATGATGATATTGCTGGGGTTATTTTAGAACCTATTGCAGGTAATATGGGAGTTGTTATTCCTCAAAATGATTTTTTAAAGGAATTAAAATCATATTTAGAATCTAAAGGAGCTTTATTAATTGTTGATGAGGTTATGACAGGTTTCCGTTCTAAATTTGGTGGTGCACAAGAATTATTAGGAGTAGAAGCGGATATTACGTGTTTAGGAAAGGTAATCGGTGGTGGTTTCCCAGTAGGAGCTTACGGAGCTCGTAACGAAATTATGCAAGAAGTTGCACCCTTAGGAGGAATGTATCAGGCAGGAACATTAAGTGGAAATCCAATTGCTATGGCAGGAGGTATTGCTACTTTAACTGAATTAAAGAAACAAAATCCGTATGATAAATTTGATAAAATAGCACAAACTATTGAAGAGCTTTTATTGGCATCAGCTAAAAAATATGGGGTAGATATTACTGTAAATAGATTTGGTTCTATGGTTAATCCATTTTTTACAAATGTTAGGGTAACTAATTTTGAACAAGCACAAACATCAGATACCAATAAATTTGCAACCTTCTTTTGGGCAATGATAAAAAACGGCGTATTTTTACCGCCATCACAGTTTGAGGCTTGGTTTTTAACATCGGCTTTAACAAAAAAAGACATAAAAAAGGTTTCAAAAGCTATTGATAAAGCAATGGAAGCGGTTTCTAAAATATAA
- the hemH gene encoding ferrochelatase encodes MKGALLVNLGSPESTDPKDVKKYLGEFLMDERVIDVPYWFRSFLVKGIILNTRPKKSAAAYNKIWWKDGSPLIVLSERLQKKVQEKTEYPVALAMRYGTMTIKKGLQELHDKGVTEVLLIPLYPQFAMATTETIVVLAEKIRKEFFPEMKITDVPAFYKKPEYISALSNSIKEYLADKEYDHILFSYHGVPERHIRKSDITKSHCKIDGSCCNTPSKAHEFCYRHQCFETTKNVISTLNLDENIVSTSFQSRLGVDPWLQPYTDRTIVKKAEKDGIKKLAIVTPAFVSDCLETLEEIAMEGKEEFLEAGGEEFHTVPCINDNKQWVNALADWINNWK; translated from the coding sequence ATGAAAGGAGCTTTATTAGTAAATTTAGGATCACCTGAAAGTACAGATCCAAAAGATGTTAAAAAATATTTAGGTGAATTTTTAATGGACGAACGCGTAATTGATGTTCCGTATTGGTTTCGTTCATTTTTAGTAAAAGGAATTATTTTAAACACTCGCCCGAAAAAATCAGCAGCAGCTTATAACAAAATTTGGTGGAAAGACGGTTCTCCTTTAATTGTTTTATCAGAAAGGTTACAAAAAAAGGTGCAAGAAAAAACTGAATATCCTGTTGCTTTAGCAATGCGATACGGTACAATGACCATTAAAAAAGGACTACAAGAATTACACGATAAAGGCGTTACCGAAGTATTATTAATTCCTCTATACCCACAATTTGCGATGGCAACAACTGAAACTATTGTTGTTTTAGCTGAAAAAATTAGAAAGGAATTTTTCCCAGAGATGAAAATTACAGATGTTCCTGCTTTTTATAAAAAACCAGAATACATAAGCGCTTTATCGAACAGTATTAAAGAGTATTTAGCCGATAAAGAATACGACCATATCTTATTTTCTTACCATGGAGTTCCTGAGCGTCATATTCGCAAATCCGACATTACAAAAAGTCATTGTAAAATAGATGGGAGTTGTTGTAACACGCCATCAAAAGCACATGAATTTTGTTATCGTCATCAATGTTTTGAAACTACAAAAAATGTAATATCAACATTAAATTTAGATGAGAATATAGTTTCAACCTCGTTTCAATCTCGTTTAGGAGTTGATCCTTGGTTACAACCTTATACTGATAGAACTATTGTAAAAAAAGCCGAAAAAGACGGTATTAAAAAACTCGCTATTGTAACACCTGCTTTTGTTTCTGATTGTTTAGAAACTTTAGAAGAAATTGCCATGGAAGGAAAAGAAGAGTTTTTAGAAGCCGGTGGTGAAGAATTCCATACAGTGCCTTGTATTAACGACAATAAACAATGGGTCAATGCTTTAGCTGATTGGATTAATAACTGGAAATGA
- a CDS encoding CopD family protein has protein sequence MDFLYIKALHIIFVVTWFAGLFYVGRLFIYHVEAEKKDETAKGILQTQYKLMTKRLWYIITWPSLFLASFFAIWMLIENPIYLELPWMHVKLAFVLALYFYHGFCHKIYKELQRDEINYSPTKLRILNEAPTVILFAVVFLVVLKNTISWVWGVVGIILFGVLLMFGIQFYKKLRAKKSWDKQDKELLKKQNK, from the coding sequence ATGGATTTTTTATATATAAAAGCACTACATATTATTTTTGTAGTCACTTGGTTTGCAGGATTATTTTATGTTGGACGCTTATTTATTTATCATGTAGAAGCCGAAAAAAAAGACGAAACAGCTAAGGGAATTTTACAAACGCAATACAAATTAATGACTAAGCGTTTGTGGTATATTATTACCTGGCCATCGTTATTTTTAGCTAGTTTTTTTGCTATTTGGATGCTTATAGAAAATCCTATTTATTTAGAATTACCTTGGATGCATGTTAAATTAGCATTTGTTTTAGCCTTATATTTTTATCACGGATTTTGTCATAAAATATATAAAGAACTACAGCGAGATGAAATAAACTATAGCCCTACAAAACTAAGAATACTTAACGAAGCGCCAACTGTAATTTTATTTGCTGTAGTTTTTTTAGTAGTTTTAAAAAACACGATTAGTTGGGTTTGGGGAGTTGTAGGAATTATTCTTTTTGGTGTATTATTAATGTTTGGAATTCAATTTTATAAAAAGCTAAGAGCTAAAAAATCTTGGGACAAACAAGATAAAGAATTACTTAAAAAACAGAATAAATAA
- the hemA gene encoding glutamyl-tRNA reductase, translating into MATDKHNKNLYNIGVSYKKADASIRGKFSISKENQIALLEDAKQIGIDGIFVLSTCNRTEITGFAAHPFQLISLLCKYSNGAIEEFAEVSNVYKNNEAIRHLFRMGTGLDSQILGDYEIVGQLRQAFKLAKEIGTVNAYFERLLNHVMQASKRVKNETKLSSGTTSVSYAAVQYLIKNLPSYNAKNMLVFGLGKMGKHTCKNLAEYTQNKSVRLVNRTEEKAIEFVKEHPAIQNAKFENLTKEIANTDVLIVSTGAAQATIKREHVLTKKPLLILDLSMPANVSKEVADLPNVTLINVDELSKITDETLAIRQQEVPVAEKIIEIYKNEFKEWLNHRKFTPAITALKESLKTIQQDEIAFHKKKIKDFDESQAEVITSRFIQKITTQFVKHLKTEETSVTNSIEVMAKVFGANLETIHAEDN; encoded by the coding sequence ATGGCAACAGATAAACATAACAAGAATTTATACAATATAGGTGTTAGCTATAAAAAAGCTGATGCAAGTATTCGAGGTAAATTTAGTATTTCGAAAGAAAACCAAATAGCACTTTTAGAAGATGCAAAACAAATTGGAATTGATGGCATTTTTGTGTTGTCAACCTGTAACAGAACCGAAATTACAGGTTTTGCAGCGCATCCTTTTCAGTTAATAAGTCTATTGTGTAAATATTCTAACGGAGCAATTGAAGAATTTGCAGAAGTATCAAACGTTTATAAGAATAACGAAGCAATTCGCCACCTCTTTAGAATGGGAACAGGTTTAGATAGCCAAATACTAGGCGATTATGAAATTGTTGGGCAGTTACGTCAGGCTTTTAAATTAGCAAAAGAAATAGGAACGGTAAATGCGTATTTTGAGCGTTTATTAAACCACGTAATGCAAGCAAGTAAGCGTGTGAAAAATGAAACTAAGTTAAGTTCGGGAACAACATCGGTTTCTTACGCAGCAGTTCAGTATCTTATTAAAAACTTACCAAGTTATAATGCTAAAAATATGTTGGTTTTTGGCTTAGGTAAAATGGGAAAACATACCTGTAAAAATTTAGCGGAATATACCCAAAATAAATCAGTACGTTTAGTTAATAGAACCGAAGAAAAAGCTATTGAATTTGTAAAAGAGCATCCAGCTATTCAAAATGCGAAATTCGAAAACTTAACTAAAGAAATCGCAAATACCGATGTGCTAATCGTATCAACAGGTGCGGCTCAGGCAACCATTAAAAGAGAACATGTTTTAACAAAAAAACCGCTTTTAATTTTAGATTTATCAATGCCTGCAAACGTATCGAAAGAAGTTGCCGATTTACCAAATGTTACGCTAATAAATGTTGATGAATTATCAAAAATAACAGATGAAACATTGGCTATTCGTCAGCAAGAAGTACCTGTAGCAGAAAAAATTATAGAAATCTATAAAAATGAGTTCAAAGAGTGGTTAAATCATCGTAAATTTACACCCGCAATTACGGCGTTAAAAGAATCGTTAAAAACTATTCAACAAGATGAAATCGCTTTTCATAAGAAAAAAATAAAAGATTTTGACGAATCGCAAGCTGAAGTAATTACATCAAGATTTATTCAAAAAATAACCACACAATTTGTGAAACACTTAAAAACCGAAGAAACTTCTGTCACTAATAGTATAGAGGTAATGGCAAAAGTGTTTGGGGCAAATTTAGAAACTATCCATGCAGAAGACAATTAA
- the hemC gene encoding hydroxymethylbilane synthase, with the protein MQKTIKIGTRDSQLAMWQANKVRKELEELGYECEIVPIKSTGDLDLDTPLHELGITGVFTKNLDLAMLGGDIDIAVHSLKDVPTVLPEGIIQGAVLKRANYNDILLLKDNEEFFGQPNAVIATGSLRRKAQWLNRYPTHEVVGLRGNVNTRLQKLEDNQWNGAIFAAAGLERLGKRPEGAINLSWMIPAPAQGAIMITVSSNDDFSRDACEQLNHYETQICVGIEREFLNLLEGGCTAPIGAIAYVDPKTEEINFKGLLLSEDGKKKISVTKNAKVGRHRFLAKDCADYIINKGGKELMIKNVEEEKDFAIYSTKKLSEIQKGLVDSSIDVQDSDFIKIRFNRIAPKVVKNEIENVIITSQNGVEAIANSFSSEELKFKNIYCVGRRTKKLIEQKIGSVVKSERNATKLAAYLSTEIKGQSVTYFCSDLRLDTLPNTLKESGITVNEVEAYKTTLSSSKVDDTVNGVLFYSPSTVESYMQENKANKIAFCIGESTAKEARKYFENVQVAKLPTVESVVKLVNTHFIKE; encoded by the coding sequence ATGCAGAAGACAATTAAAATAGGTACACGAGATAGCCAATTGGCTATGTGGCAAGCAAACAAAGTTCGTAAAGAATTAGAGGAATTAGGGTACGAATGTGAAATAGTTCCAATAAAATCAACAGGAGATCTTGATTTAGATACGCCGTTACACGAATTAGGAATTACAGGTGTTTTTACTAAAAATTTAGACCTTGCTATGTTAGGTGGTGATATTGATATTGCCGTACATTCATTAAAAGATGTTCCAACGGTTTTACCTGAAGGAATTATTCAAGGAGCTGTTTTAAAACGTGCAAATTACAACGATATTTTACTATTAAAAGATAATGAAGAGTTTTTTGGGCAACCAAACGCTGTTATTGCAACAGGTAGTTTACGTAGAAAAGCACAATGGTTAAACCGTTACCCTACGCACGAAGTAGTTGGTTTAAGAGGAAATGTAAACACACGTTTACAAAAATTAGAAGATAACCAATGGAACGGCGCTATTTTTGCTGCCGCAGGATTAGAAAGATTAGGAAAGCGACCAGAAGGAGCAATTAACTTATCGTGGATGATTCCTGCACCAGCGCAAGGAGCAATTATGATTACTGTTTCGAGTAATGATGATTTTTCTAGAGATGCTTGTGAACAATTAAATCATTACGAAACACAAATTTGTGTAGGTATTGAACGTGAATTTTTAAACTTATTAGAAGGCGGTTGTACTGCGCCAATTGGTGCAATTGCATACGTTGACCCTAAAACTGAAGAAATAAACTTTAAAGGTTTATTATTAAGTGAAGATGGTAAAAAGAAAATATCTGTAACAAAAAATGCTAAAGTTGGGCGTCATCGTTTTTTAGCAAAAGATTGTGCCGATTATATTATCAATAAAGGAGGTAAAGAATTAATGATAAAAAATGTAGAAGAAGAAAAAGACTTCGCTATTTATTCTACTAAAAAATTATCTGAAATTCAAAAAGGATTAGTTGATTCATCAATTGATGTTCAAGATAGTGATTTTATTAAAATTCGTTTTAACAGAATTGCTCCTAAAGTAGTTAAAAATGAAATTGAAAATGTAATTATCACCAGTCAAAATGGGGTAGAAGCAATTGCAAATTCATTTTCTTCGGAAGAATTAAAATTCAAAAATATTTATTGCGTTGGGCGTAGAACCAAAAAATTAATTGAGCAAAAAATAGGAAGTGTCGTAAAATCAGAAAGAAATGCTACAAAATTAGCAGCTTATTTATCAACTGAAATAAAAGGACAATCTGTAACCTATTTTTGTAGTGATTTACGTTTAGATACCTTACCAAATACGTTAAAAGAAAGCGGAATTACGGTAAACGAAGTAGAAGCGTACAAAACAACTCTTAGTTCATCTAAAGTTGATGATACTGTAAATGGTGTGTTATTCTATAGCCCATCAACAGTTGAAAGTTATATGCAAGAAAATAAGGCAAATAAAATAGCCTTTTGTATTGGTGAAAGTACTGCAAAAGAAGCTCGTAAATATTTCGAAAATGTACAAGTTGCTAAATTACCAACCGTAGAAAGTGTTGTTAAATTAGTAAATACACATTTTATAAAAGAATAA